The proteins below are encoded in one region of Pirellulales bacterium:
- a CDS encoding multidrug efflux RND transporter permease subunit: MFSRFFIEHPVFANVIAVLTLVFGGVTVFELPIEQYPDITPPTVQVTTTYPGASAQVVADTIASPIEEQVNGVEHMLYMSSTSASDGSYTLIVTFDVGTDPNMDQVLVQNRVQTALPLLPPEVQLEGVVTQKQSTDIVMFVTLTSPNKEYDSLFLSNYATINVQDPLTRLPGVGQTKVVGAGQYSLRMWLDADKLTARNITTQDVVTAVQQQNVQVAAGIIGEPPTKAKPGFQYTVSTLGRLVTPEQFGDIIIKVAPGPSAQITRVKDVARVELGAQTYSEYFQVNGKPAAGIAIFQLPGANALDVAKRVKAEMEKLKGRFPKGLVYDIPFNTTLFVSAAIDEVYWTLAEAGVLVLFVILMFLQDWRAILVPATTVPVTIIGAFAAMYALGFTINLLTMFGLILAIGIVVDDAIVIVENASHHIEEGMDPKPATIKAMNELLGPIIGITLVLAAVFLPASFLGGITGQLYRQFALTIAATAVISATNALTLKPAQCATYLRKPSGRKKLFIFRWFNKVYGRVEKSYERAVGWVVRHASIMMLGYAVLLGLAAWGFFALPTGFLPTEDQGYFVISAQLPDAASLNRTEEVVEKLNEVVGSTPGVQNVNAINGQNVVDGTVSSNAAACYVTFKDWSQRKTAAESQAGVLAHLAKEFAKIPNARILAFPPPAIRGLGVSGGFQMEVQDTGNLGLNELGGITNSIVAAGNGQSNLRALNTTFSANVPQLYLDIDRSKAQSLNVPLNLVFDTLQTYLGSTYVNNFNEFGRTFQVTIQADANFRDKTSDITRLEVRNNTGGMVPLGTLLKVQRTLGPTTVLRYQLYPAATITGQTAPNISSGQGLDLMEQIAQEKLPPGASYEWTAMAYQEKLVRNQAIYVFGLAVLLVYLVLAAQYESWIRPMAVILVVPLALLGTVTAVALRGMDNNIYTQIGIVLIIALASKNAILIVEFAKDLRAAGHGILQAATEAAQKRFRPIIMTSLAFILGVFPLVIAQGAGAASRQSLGTAVFGGMIAATFLTIFFVPVFFILCQSISEWWSGAPEIATKPPEDEGERERGRPNG; encoded by the coding sequence ATGTTCTCCCGATTCTTCATCGAACATCCGGTGTTTGCCAACGTCATCGCCGTGTTGACGTTGGTGTTCGGCGGGGTAACGGTGTTCGAATTGCCGATCGAACAATATCCCGATATCACCCCTCCCACCGTGCAGGTGACCACGACCTATCCCGGCGCAAGCGCGCAGGTTGTCGCCGACACGATCGCTTCACCCATCGAAGAGCAAGTCAACGGCGTCGAACACATGCTCTATATGTCGTCGACCTCGGCCAGCGACGGCTCATACACGCTCATCGTCACTTTCGACGTCGGCACCGACCCGAACATGGATCAGGTGCTCGTGCAGAATCGGGTGCAAACCGCATTGCCGCTGTTGCCGCCGGAAGTGCAGCTCGAGGGCGTGGTGACGCAAAAACAATCGACCGACATCGTGATGTTCGTCACGCTCACCTCGCCGAATAAAGAATACGACAGCCTCTTTCTCAGCAACTATGCCACGATCAATGTTCAAGACCCGCTGACGCGGCTGCCGGGCGTCGGGCAAACGAAAGTCGTCGGGGCGGGCCAATACAGCCTGCGGATGTGGCTCGATGCCGACAAACTCACCGCGCGGAATATCACCACGCAGGATGTCGTCACCGCGGTGCAGCAGCAAAATGTTCAAGTGGCGGCCGGCATCATCGGCGAGCCGCCGACCAAAGCCAAGCCGGGATTTCAATACACCGTCAGCACGCTCGGCCGGCTCGTCACCCCCGAACAATTCGGCGACATCATCATCAAAGTCGCGCCCGGCCCATCGGCCCAAATCACGCGGGTCAAAGACGTTGCCCGCGTCGAACTGGGCGCCCAAACCTATAGCGAATATTTCCAGGTGAACGGCAAGCCGGCCGCCGGCATCGCCATCTTTCAGCTTCCCGGCGCCAACGCGCTCGACGTGGCGAAACGCGTCAAGGCGGAAATGGAAAAGCTCAAAGGCCGCTTTCCAAAAGGACTGGTCTACGACATCCCGTTCAACACCACGCTCTTCGTCTCCGCCGCGATCGACGAAGTGTATTGGACCCTGGCCGAAGCCGGCGTGCTCGTGCTGTTCGTCATCCTGATGTTCTTGCAAGATTGGCGAGCGATCCTGGTACCGGCCACGACCGTGCCCGTCACCATCATCGGCGCCTTCGCCGCGATGTATGCCCTCGGTTTCACGATCAACCTGCTGACGATGTTCGGCTTGATCCTGGCCATCGGCATCGTGGTGGACGATGCGATCGTGATCGTCGAAAACGCGTCGCATCATATCGAAGAGGGGATGGACCCCAAGCCCGCGACGATCAAGGCCATGAACGAATTGCTGGGCCCGATCATCGGCATTACGCTCGTGCTCGCGGCCGTGTTTCTGCCGGCATCGTTCTTGGGCGGCATCACCGGCCAGCTCTATCGCCAGTTCGCCCTGACGATCGCAGCCACCGCGGTCATCAGCGCCACCAATGCGCTCACGTTGAAGCCGGCTCAATGCGCGACGTATCTCCGCAAGCCGTCGGGCCGGAAGAAGCTATTCATTTTCCGCTGGTTCAACAAAGTGTATGGCCGCGTCGAGAAGAGTTATGAGCGGGCCGTGGGCTGGGTCGTGCGCCATGCGTCGATCATGATGCTAGGCTATGCCGTGCTGCTGGGGCTCGCGGCATGGGGATTCTTTGCGCTGCCCACCGGCTTTCTGCCGACCGAGGATCAAGGCTACTTTGTCATCAGCGCCCAATTGCCCGACGCCGCCTCGCTGAATCGGACCGAGGAAGTCGTCGAAAAGCTGAACGAAGTTGTCGGCTCGACGCCGGGCGTCCAAAACGTGAACGCCATCAACGGGCAGAATGTGGTCGACGGCACCGTTTCCTCCAACGCCGCGGCATGCTATGTCACCTTCAAGGATTGGAGCCAACGCAAAACGGCAGCCGAAAGCCAAGCCGGCGTGCTGGCTCACTTGGCGAAGGAATTCGCGAAAATTCCCAACGCCCGAATTCTGGCCTTTCCACCCCCGGCGATTCGCGGCCTGGGCGTCTCGGGCGGATTCCAAATGGAAGTGCAGGATACCGGCAACCTGGGGCTGAACGAGCTCGGCGGCATCACGAACTCGATCGTGGCGGCCGGCAACGGTCAGTCCAACCTGCGGGCGCTAAACACTACCTTCAGCGCCAACGTTCCGCAGCTTTATCTCGATATCGATCGCAGCAAAGCGCAATCGCTCAATGTGCCGCTCAACCTGGTGTTCGACACATTGCAGACCTACTTGGGTTCGACGTATGTCAACAATTTCAATGAATTCGGCCGCACCTTTCAGGTAACCATCCAAGCCGACGCCAATTTCCGCGATAAGACTTCCGATATCACACGCTTGGAAGTGCGCAACAATACCGGCGGCATGGTTCCGCTCGGCACGCTGCTAAAGGTGCAACGCACGCTCGGGCCCACCACCGTATTGCGATACCAACTCTACCCCGCCGCCACGATCACCGGCCAAACCGCTCCCAACATCAGTTCCGGGCAGGGGCTCGACTTGATGGAGCAAATCGCCCAAGAAAAACTTCCGCCGGGCGCCAGCTACGAATGGACCGCCATGGCCTACCAGGAAAAACTGGTGCGCAATCAGGCCATCTACGTGTTCGGGCTGGCCGTGTTGCTTGTGTATCTCGTTTTGGCGGCGCAATACGAAAGCTGGATTCGCCCCATGGCCGTGATTCTGGTGGTGCCGCTGGCGCTATTGGGGACGGTGACGGCCGTGGCCCTGCGCGGCATGGACAACAATATCTACACCCAAATCGGCATCGTGCTGATCATCGCCTTGGCGAGCAAGAATGCGATTTTGATCGTCGAATTCGCGAAGGACTTGCGGGCCGCGGGGCACGGCATCCTGCAAGCGGCCACGGAGGCGGCCCAAAAGCGATTCCGCCCGATCATCATGACCTCGCTGGCGTTTATCTTGGGCGTGTTTCCGCTGGTGATCGCCCAAGGGGCCGGCGCGGCGAGCCGGCAATCGCTGGGCACGGCCGTCTTCGGCGGCATGATCGCCGCCACGTTTCTCACGATTTTCTTCGTGCCCGTGTTCTTCATTCTCTGCCAAAGCATCAGCGAATGGTGGAGCGGCGCCCCGGAAATTGCCACCAAACCACCAGAAGACGAAGGCGAACGAGAACGAGGGAGACCGAACGGCTGA
- a CDS encoding efflux RND transporter periplasmic adaptor subunit, which yields MPDNSLQACPAAKPRNGRFDPVVFLAVCAAMSAVGCGKRNAYVPPPPPAVVVATAEVHNETLYHEFPGTTEASQTVSIVPRVLGYIDSIHFTDGSTVAKDQLLFVIDPRPYQDAYDVAVAQVNVAQAAFDEAKANYARGLEVAKTPGAISKQQLDTYKAAAEQGEANLKLAQANAANAKLNLDFTHITAPIRGKIGRRLVDIGNLVTANITQLTTIDQYDPMYAYFNVSEADFLAYLKRERHDTGAGQPASPESNPPTAMPGSNAASRAPSQQSSSQQPTSQQPAANDAQPPAAAPNTASGTSGPATAKKNVISTAKPDQSSHIEPSAQTEKHAVEMGLSDETGYPHKGTIDFADNQVNPATGTLLLRGVFSDPPPYVLAPGLFVRIRVPIGVEPNALLVPDRALGTDQQGKYLLLVRSDHVVEHRAVKTGALVDGDMRIIDSGLKPGEQVIVEGLQFARPGSKVNPVSQAEADAQSQQTPASGASPPATNAPQK from the coding sequence ATGCCCGATAATTCGCTGCAAGCATGCCCCGCCGCCAAGCCGAGAAACGGGCGTTTCGACCCGGTCGTTTTTCTCGCGGTCTGCGCGGCGATGTCGGCCGTCGGGTGCGGAAAGCGAAATGCCTACGTTCCGCCGCCACCTCCTGCGGTTGTCGTCGCCACTGCCGAGGTGCACAACGAAACTCTCTATCACGAATTTCCCGGCACGACCGAAGCGAGCCAAACGGTCAGCATCGTGCCGCGTGTGCTGGGCTACATCGACAGCATCCATTTCACCGACGGCAGCACGGTTGCCAAAGACCAATTGCTGTTCGTGATCGATCCGCGCCCGTATCAAGACGCCTACGATGTCGCGGTGGCGCAAGTGAATGTCGCCCAAGCTGCGTTTGATGAGGCGAAGGCAAACTATGCGCGCGGTCTCGAGGTCGCCAAAACGCCCGGCGCCATCAGCAAGCAACAACTCGACACCTATAAGGCGGCCGCGGAGCAGGGCGAAGCGAATCTCAAACTCGCCCAGGCCAATGCCGCCAACGCCAAACTAAACCTCGACTTCACGCATATCACGGCGCCCATCCGCGGCAAAATCGGCCGCCGCCTGGTCGATATCGGCAATCTGGTGACTGCAAACATCACCCAGCTTACAACCATCGATCAGTACGATCCGATGTATGCCTATTTCAACGTCAGCGAGGCCGATTTTCTGGCCTACCTGAAGCGCGAGCGGCATGATACCGGAGCGGGCCAACCCGCGTCGCCCGAGTCGAATCCGCCGACCGCAATGCCCGGGTCGAACGCCGCGTCGCGGGCACCATCGCAGCAATCATCTTCGCAGCAGCCCACTTCGCAGCAGCCCGCGGCGAACGATGCGCAGCCGCCCGCCGCCGCACCAAACACGGCCAGCGGCACCTCCGGCCCAGCGACGGCCAAGAAAAACGTCATCTCGACCGCAAAACCAGATCAGAGCTCGCACATCGAACCATCCGCTCAAACGGAAAAACACGCCGTCGAAATGGGCCTTTCCGACGAAACCGGCTACCCGCACAAGGGAACCATCGATTTCGCCGATAATCAGGTCAACCCCGCGACCGGCACACTCTTATTGCGCGGCGTGTTCTCCGATCCGCCGCCGTATGTGTTGGCGCCGGGGCTGTTCGTTCGCATCCGAGTGCCGATCGGCGTCGAGCCCAATGCGCTGCTCGTGCCCGACCGCGCCCTGGGCACCGATCAGCAGGGGAAGTATCTGCTCCTCGTTCGCTCGGATCATGTCGTCGAGCATCGCGCGGTCAAGACCGGCGCGCTGGTCGATGGCGACATGCGGATTATCGACAGTGGACTGAAGCCCGGCGAGCAAGTCATCGTCGAAGGATTGCAGTTCGCTCGGCCTGGGTCGAAAGTCAATCCGGTCTCGCAGGCCGAGGCGGATGCACAGTCGCAGCAGACCCCGGCTTCGGGCGCGTCTCCCCCTGCCACCAACGCTCCGCAAAAGTAA
- the ctaD gene encoding cytochrome c oxidase subunit I — protein MAIAEPRSETRVEPARRSWTAVLHDWVTTVDHKKIGIMYVLMAIVFLVIGGIEAILMRLQLFYPRNTVIDPDLFNQLFTMHGTTMVFMVGMPILIGMGNYLVPLMIGARDMAFPRMNAMGFWATLFGGLLVYSSFLTGGAPAIGWYALSPLTAHVFARSAATDLWALGLVVNGVGTISGGVNFVATILGMRAPGMELRKVPFFVWTILWTAIEILFAIPPLTAALIMLLLDRNLGSHFFDPQTRGSAILWQHMFWFFGHPEVYILILPVFGIISEIIPVFSRKVLFGYEFMAAATAAITFISLGVWAHHMFTVGLGRFENLFFIASSLLVSVPTGIKFFNWLATMYGGRIRFASPMLYAFGFLSMFLIGGLTGIMLAAAPFDFQLNDSYFVVGHFHWVLIGGTLFGTLGGIHYWYPKVTGRMLSERIAKWQFWILYIGFFMTFGAMHISGVLGMPRRIYTYDADRGWTIWNQLTTIGGLIQVPSFLLLIVNLTWSYWFGEPAGDDPWNAWTLEWSTTSPPPAYNFEQVPVVRSRRPLWDLKHPDDPDWKYE, from the coding sequence ATGGCCATCGCCGAACCACGATCCGAAACACGCGTCGAGCCGGCCCGCCGATCATGGACCGCCGTACTGCACGATTGGGTGACCACGGTCGATCACAAGAAGATCGGCATCATGTATGTGTTGATGGCCATCGTGTTTCTGGTGATCGGGGGGATCGAAGCCATCTTGATGCGGCTGCAACTCTTCTATCCGCGCAACACGGTCATCGATCCCGACCTGTTCAACCAATTATTCACGATGCACGGCACCACGATGGTGTTCATGGTGGGCATGCCGATTTTGATCGGGATGGGCAACTATCTCGTGCCGCTGATGATCGGCGCTCGCGACATGGCCTTTCCGCGGATGAATGCGATGGGATTTTGGGCCACGCTTTTCGGCGGTTTGCTGGTGTATTCAAGCTTCTTGACCGGCGGCGCCCCGGCCATCGGTTGGTATGCCCTCTCGCCGCTGACGGCGCATGTGTTTGCCCGCAGCGCGGCGACCGATCTGTGGGCACTAGGGCTGGTGGTCAACGGCGTAGGCACGATCTCCGGCGGCGTGAATTTCGTCGCCACGATTTTGGGAATGCGGGCCCCCGGCATGGAGCTGCGCAAGGTGCCGTTTTTCGTCTGGACGATTTTGTGGACCGCCATCGAAATCCTGTTCGCCATCCCGCCGCTGACGGCGGCGCTCATCATGCTGTTGCTCGATCGCAATTTGGGAAGCCATTTCTTCGATCCGCAAACCCGCGGCTCGGCCATCCTGTGGCAACACATGTTTTGGTTCTTCGGGCATCCGGAAGTGTATATCCTGATTCTGCCGGTGTTCGGAATCATTTCGGAAATCATTCCCGTGTTTTCGCGGAAGGTGCTGTTCGGCTACGAGTTCATGGCGGCTGCGACCGCCGCGATTACATTTATCAGCCTCGGCGTTTGGGCGCACCACATGTTCACGGTCGGCCTGGGCCGATTCGAAAATTTGTTTTTCATCGCCAGCAGCCTGTTGGTTTCGGTGCCGACGGGAATCAAATTTTTCAATTGGCTCGCCACGATGTATGGCGGGCGGATTCGCTTCGCCTCGCCCATGCTCTATGCGTTCGGCTTCCTTTCGATGTTTCTGATCGGCGGATTGACGGGCATCATGCTTGCCGCCGCGCCCTTCGATTTCCAGTTGAACGACAGCTATTTCGTCGTCGGCCATTTCCACTGGGTGTTGATCGGCGGCACGCTGTTCGGCACGCTCGGCGGCATTCACTATTGGTATCCGAAGGTGACCGGCCGAATGCTTTCCGAGCGAATCGCGAAATGGCAGTTCTGGATTCTTTACATCGGTTTCTTCATGACGTTTGGGGCGATGCACATTTCGGGCGTGCTCGGAATGCCGCGCCGCATCTACACCTACGATGCCGACCGGGGCTGGACGATCTGGAATCAGCTGACCACGATTGGCGGGCTGATCCAGGTGCCGAGTTTCCTGCTGCTGATCGTCAATTTGACGTGGTCTTATTGGTTCGGCGAGCCGGCGGGCGACGATCCTTGGAACGCCTGGACCTTGGAATGGTCGACCACCTCGCCGCCGCCGGCGTACAACTTCGAGCAAGTCCCCGTGGTCCGCAGCCGCCGCCCGCTGTGGGATTTGAAGCACCCCGACGATCCCGATTGGAAATACGAATGA
- a CDS encoding cytochrome c oxidase subunit 3 — protein MAEEHAEIESLPHDRSELIPEPRALGPVRWGMLAFLLSEVAFFSTLVVAYLAFLHGDAVGPTPAVLSLPLVIGTTICLLSSSFTIHQAERRLRAGGQGAFLAWLLATIVLGVAFLAGTGYEWHDLIVREGLTISRNLFGTTFYTLVGFHALHVTCGVIAMAVVLLLGLRGRVSSENHLGTEMVGWYWHFVDGVWIVVFTVVYLIGR, from the coding sequence ATGGCTGAAGAACATGCGGAAATCGAGAGCCTGCCGCACGATCGGTCGGAACTGATTCCGGAGCCGCGGGCCCTTGGGCCGGTGCGCTGGGGTATGCTCGCGTTTTTGCTTTCGGAGGTGGCGTTTTTTAGCACGCTGGTCGTGGCCTACCTCGCTTTCCTGCATGGCGACGCGGTCGGGCCGACGCCGGCGGTCCTTTCGCTGCCGCTCGTGATCGGCACGACGATTTGCCTGCTTTCCAGCAGCTTCACGATCCATCAGGCCGAGCGGCGGCTGCGCGCCGGCGGCCAGGGAGCATTTCTCGCCTGGCTTTTGGCGACGATCGTGCTCGGAGTGGCATTTCTCGCCGGAACCGGTTACGAATGGCACGATTTGATCGTGCGCGAAGGACTCACGATCAGCCGCAACCTTTTCGGCACCACGTTTTACACGCTGGTTGGCTTCCACGCCCTGCACGTCACCTGTGGCGTGATCGCGATGGCGGTGGTGCTGTTGCTCGGGCTGCGCGGACGCGTGTCTTCCGAGAACCATCTCGGCACCGAAATGGTCGGCTGGTACTGGCACTTCGTCGATGGTGTTTGGATCGTGGTATTCACGGTGGTGTATTTGATCGGAAGGTGA
- the coxB gene encoding cytochrome c oxidase subunit II, translating to MPGALLLAAADAATQNASIFSPASPPAQSIHNLAILIFAITGFIFVVVETVLFYSIFRFRRRKSDVATSEPPQLYGSAPIEIAWTAAPLLIVVVIVLVCARTLWEVDLPAPQPQPGDSTLFVTVVGRQWWWEYTYDTYDGKPLGIVTANELHIPVSEKGTPRRVFLTLKSADVYHSFWVPRLAGKTALVPGQINSMWFSADQPGLFVGQCAEYCGTQHANMLQRVVVDSPHAFQEWLDAQQKPAAENPPDADGKAMFLSLSCVNCHRIRGTMARGSYAPDLTHLMSRKTLASGMIANDPEGVQLRKWIADPQAIKPGCLMPAFGLSDRQLALVVAYLRGLK from the coding sequence ATGCCTGGGGCCCTATTGCTTGCGGCGGCAGATGCAGCAACCCAAAATGCGTCGATTTTCAGTCCGGCCTCGCCGCCGGCGCAATCGATTCATAATCTGGCGATCCTGATTTTCGCCATCACGGGATTCATCTTCGTGGTGGTGGAAACGGTGCTGTTTTATTCGATCTTTCGCTTTCGACGCCGTAAATCCGACGTTGCCACGAGCGAACCCCCGCAACTCTATGGTAGTGCGCCGATCGAGATCGCCTGGACCGCCGCGCCGCTCTTGATCGTGGTGGTGATCGTGCTGGTTTGTGCCCGCACACTGTGGGAAGTCGATCTCCCCGCGCCGCAGCCCCAGCCGGGCGACAGCACGCTGTTTGTCACGGTCGTCGGCCGGCAATGGTGGTGGGAATACACCTACGACACCTACGACGGCAAGCCGCTCGGCATTGTGACGGCCAACGAACTGCACATCCCCGTCAGCGAAAAGGGGACGCCGCGCCGCGTGTTTCTGACGCTCAAATCGGCCGACGTGTATCACAGCTTTTGGGTGCCGCGGCTGGCCGGCAAAACCGCGCTCGTGCCGGGGCAAATCAATTCGATGTGGTTTTCGGCCGATCAGCCGGGATTGTTCGTCGGCCAGTGCGCCGAATACTGCGGCACGCAGCACGCCAACATGCTGCAGCGGGTGGTGGTCGATTCGCCCCATGCATTTCAGGAGTGGCTCGATGCCCAGCAGAAGCCCGCGGCGGAAAACCCGCCCGATGCCGACGGCAAAGCGATGTTCCTGTCGCTCTCGTGCGTCAACTGCCATCGCATCCGCGGCACGATGGCGCGCGGCAGCTACGCCCCGGATCTGACCCACTTGATGAGCCGCAAGACGCTCGCCTCGGGGATGATCGCCAATGATCCCGAGGGAGTGCAACTCCGGAAGTGGATCGCCGACCCACAAGCGATCAAGCCCGGCTGCTTGATGCCGGCCTTCGGATTGAGCGACCGCCAACTGGCTTTGGTCGTCGCCTATTTGCGAGGATTGAAATGA